Proteins found in one Paenibacillus dendritiformis genomic segment:
- a CDS encoding CheR family methyltransferase, whose protein sequence is MTGRPTERNREEQRPQDSDRERVEIELLLEGIYRVYGYDFRDYAFPSLQRRIWHQVYAEQVETISELQSRVLHNRDSLQRLVHSLSIPVTEMFRDPQMFGAFRRTVVPLLRTYPYIRIWHAGCSTGEEVYSMAILLHEEGLYEKTRLYATDMNSRSLGIAKEGICPLDKMKLYTKNYMEAGGTRSFSEYYTASGEGVVIHPYLRKNIIFAEHNLATDRSFNEFNVILCRNVMIYFNDPLRNRVHELFYESLAPLGVLIVGAKESLHFTVHESRYEEMDRNEKIYRKIR, encoded by the coding sequence ATGACAGGCAGACCAACCGAACGGAACCGCGAGGAACAGCGTCCGCAGGATTCGGATCGGGAGAGAGTAGAAATCGAGCTGCTCCTGGAAGGAATTTATCGGGTCTATGGTTACGATTTTCGGGACTATGCCTTTCCTTCTCTTCAACGGCGAATCTGGCATCAAGTATATGCCGAGCAGGTGGAGACGATCTCCGAATTGCAAAGCCGCGTGCTCCATAACCGGGACAGCCTGCAGCGGCTCGTGCACAGCCTGTCCATTCCGGTGACGGAAATGTTCCGCGATCCCCAGATGTTCGGCGCCTTCCGCCGCACCGTGGTCCCTTTGCTCCGAACCTATCCGTACATCCGCATCTGGCATGCCGGCTGCTCGACGGGGGAGGAGGTCTACTCGATGGCCATCCTTCTTCACGAGGAAGGGCTGTACGAGAAGACGAGACTGTATGCGACCGACATGAATTCGCGTTCGCTGGGCATTGCCAAGGAAGGCATCTGCCCCTTGGACAAAATGAAATTGTACACCAAAAACTATATGGAAGCGGGCGGCACCCGTTCCTTCTCCGAATATTACACGGCTTCCGGAGAAGGGGTCGTCATTCATCCCTACTTGCGCAAAAACATTATTTTTGCCGAGCATAATCTGGCGACGGACCGTTCCTTCAACGAGTTCAATGTCATTCTCTGCCGCAATGTCATGATCTATTTCAACGACCCGCTGCGCAACCGGGTGCATGAGCTGTTCTACGAGAGTCTCGCCCCGCTGGGCGTGCTCATTGTCGGCGCCAAGGAATCGCTGCATTTCACGGTGCATGAATCACGCTATGAGGAGATGGACCGGAACGAGAAGATTTATCGCAAAATACGGTAG
- a CDS encoding STAS domain-containing protein — MNGNKFKVTTQQDEHQVTVHLQGDLDLAAAGEFRSLLEPIVNDPALDLTLDLQELTYIDSTGIGILISVLKLRKEQQAQFRIVHVPQQIQKLFDMTGISKFLTPNA, encoded by the coding sequence ATGAACGGCAATAAATTCAAAGTAACGACGCAGCAAGATGAACATCAAGTGACAGTGCATTTGCAAGGGGATCTGGACTTGGCGGCCGCAGGGGAGTTCCGCAGCCTGCTGGAGCCGATTGTCAATGACCCGGCACTGGATTTGACCTTGGATCTGCAGGAGCTTACCTATATCGACAGCACCGGGATCGGGATTCTCATCTCCGTGCTGAAGCTTCGGAAGGAGCAGCAAGCGCAGTTCCGCATCGTTCATGTTCCGCAGCAGATTCAGAAGCTGTTCGATATGACGGGGATTTCGAAGTTTTTGACACCGAACGCATAA
- the rsbW gene encoding anti-sigma B factor RsbW, which yields MANDRERKQIKLILPAQAAYVDLARLTLYGIASRIGFSYEDIEDMKVAISEACNNAVLYAYRTTQGMVEIIFEEGPDEIGIMVKDEGGSFDADSKTSGLCGWHEKSLDEVEAGGLGFYLMQALMDDVEVMSTEGRGTVVKMRKRLLKSGELI from the coding sequence ATGGCAAATGACAGAGAGCGGAAGCAAATCAAATTAATTCTGCCTGCGCAAGCGGCATATGTCGATCTGGCCCGTCTGACGCTGTACGGCATTGCAAGCCGCATCGGGTTCTCTTACGAGGATATCGAGGATATGAAGGTCGCCATCTCCGAGGCCTGTAACAACGCGGTATTATACGCTTACCGAACGACGCAGGGGATGGTCGAAATTATTTTCGAGGAGGGACCTGACGAGATCGGCATCATGGTCAAGGACGAGGGCGGCAGCTTCGATGCGGACAGCAAGACGAGCGGCTTATGCGGGTGGCATGAGAAGAGCCTGGACGAGGTAGAAGCCGGGGGGCTCGGGTTCTACCTGATGCAGGCGCTGATGGATGATGTGGAAGTGATGAGCACGGAGGGGCGAGGCACTGTTGTCAAAATGCGCAAGCGACTTTTGAAAAGCGGAGAACTGATATGA
- a CDS encoding sigma-70 family RNA polymerase sigma factor, with product MSAASRHGTAEDAIQLISDYQKTQDNDIATLLIHKYEPMVKMAAGKISRNRPDLYEDLMQVGNMALIRLLQQFDSSLGVPFEAYAMKSMIGHMKNFLRDKSWYIQVPRRIKEKGALIQQTIDELTVQLERSPNVEEIAERLELSVEETVEVLAGRECYHYVSLDTPLSQEESAATLGELISSDSDDYEAVERRMDLSDAMAALKAEERQVLALVFEEGLSQRAAAERLGVSQMSVSRIQRRATDKLRHILSSRYDG from the coding sequence ATGAGCGCAGCCTCCCGGCATGGAACAGCCGAAGATGCGATTCAGCTCATCAGTGATTATCAGAAGACGCAGGACAACGATATCGCCACGCTCCTCATCCACAAGTATGAGCCCATGGTCAAGATGGCCGCTGGCAAAATTTCGCGCAACCGTCCCGATTTGTACGAAGACCTGATGCAGGTCGGCAATATGGCATTGATTCGTCTGCTGCAGCAATTCGACAGCTCCTTGGGCGTACCCTTCGAAGCTTATGCGATGAAGAGCATGATCGGTCATATGAAAAATTTCCTTCGGGACAAGTCGTGGTATATTCAAGTGCCGCGCCGAATCAAGGAGAAGGGAGCCCTCATTCAGCAGACGATCGACGAATTGACCGTTCAGCTGGAACGTTCGCCGAACGTGGAGGAGATTGCGGAGCGGCTCGAATTATCCGTTGAGGAGACTGTCGAAGTATTGGCCGGCCGGGAATGCTATCATTATGTGTCGCTGGACACGCCATTGTCGCAGGAAGAGAGCGCGGCGACGCTGGGGGAGCTGATCAGCTCGGACAGCGACGATTACGAAGCCGTCGAGCGCCGGATGGATCTGAGCGATGCGATGGCAGCGCTCAAAGCGGAAGAGCGGCAGGTGCTTGCCCTCGTATTCGAGGAAGGGCTGTCCCAGCGCGCGGCCGCCGAACGGCTCGGGGTATCCCAGATGAGCGTCTCGCGGATTCAACGCAGAGCAACGGACAAGCTCCGGCATATTCTATCCTCCCGCTATGACGGATAG
- a CDS encoding YtxH domain-containing protein: MIVSENNNNSNGFLKGAIVGGIIGAAAALLLAPKSGRELRSDLCDTAQKVGEKTKDIACDLGTKTADAVKSVGSKAEAVVHSMKDASQQVAATVKDAASEATAQLKEASSDVADEVASQLNSN, from the coding sequence ATGATAGTGAGTGAAAATAATAACAATTCCAACGGATTTTTGAAAGGCGCCATCGTCGGCGGCATTATCGGCGCGGCGGCTGCCCTGCTGCTGGCACCGAAGTCGGGCCGCGAATTGCGTTCCGATCTGTGCGACACGGCGCAGAAGGTGGGCGAGAAGACGAAGGATATCGCCTGTGATCTCGGCACGAAGACCGCCGATGCCGTCAAGTCGGTCGGCAGCAAGGCCGAAGCGGTCGTGCACAGCATGAAGGATGCGTCCCAGCAGGTGGCGGCTACCGTGAAGGACGCCGCATCCGAAGCGACGGCGCAGTTGAAGGAAGCTTCTTCCGATGTGGCGGATGAAGTGGCGAGTCAGCTGAACTCGAACTGA
- a CDS encoding phosphatase PAP2 family protein: MTAMNHQSSNKPAAPSPKETAMFTLSLLWGGLAVLILIVLLFVLIRGVLADNFQQFDAAVTDTVRLAASPGLTKAVALFTDLASSHGIIPISLLCAGICAWGFKRRWDALGLLAALGGSYTLNLIIKNLIQRARPSWEHWVVESGYSFPSGHSMASIAFYGMLGYLLWLHRKERGRPAAYILVLTGLLILAIGLSRIYLGVHYATDVIAGFCAGGVWLTTCIYALQWIRRKRRA, translated from the coding sequence ATGACAGCGATGAATCATCAATCCAGCAACAAACCGGCCGCCCCCTCCCCGAAAGAAACGGCGATGTTCACATTAAGCCTATTATGGGGCGGCCTTGCCGTTCTGATTCTGATCGTACTGCTTTTTGTGTTGATTCGGGGAGTCCTCGCGGACAACTTTCAACAATTTGACGCCGCCGTCACGGACACGGTGCGGCTCGCCGCATCGCCGGGGCTGACCAAGGCCGTAGCCTTGTTCACCGATCTCGCTTCCAGCCACGGCATTATCCCCATCTCGCTGCTGTGCGCAGGCATTTGCGCCTGGGGATTCAAGCGGCGCTGGGATGCGCTCGGCTTGCTGGCCGCGCTTGGCGGCAGCTACACGCTGAACCTGATCATCAAAAACCTGATTCAGCGCGCCAGACCGTCATGGGAGCACTGGGTGGTCGAATCCGGATACAGCTTCCCGAGCGGCCATTCCATGGCTTCGATCGCGTTCTATGGCATGCTTGGCTATCTCCTCTGGCTGCATCGCAAGGAACGGGGGCGGCCTGCCGCCTATATTCTCGTCCTGACCGGGCTGCTCATCCTGGCCATCGGCTTGAGCCGGATTTATCTGGGCGTGCATTATGCTACGGATGTGATCGCCGGCTTCTGCGCAGGAGGCGTCTGGCTTACCACCTGCATTTACGCGCTGCAATGGATCCGCCGCAAGCGCCGTGCGTAA
- a CDS encoding asparaginase, protein MMNERLIEETRNGWLECEHRGAICGMDEHGRIRYAVGDTARPMFLRSAAKPLQAIPVVRSGMLDHFQLEDRDLALMTASHRGEAAHVDTLEHVMEHCELRDEELICSPSLPLHEESREALLRQGGDRRRMYHNCAGKHFGVLAWSKMAGMDMASYADPAHPAQRQMRDMISYMSEVPQEAMIQGTDGCGFPVYGIPLTGLATAYLKLACPDLIGDASTREAAARVRRAMQRYPFLVGGTDRVDSLLMEDDNIIAKGGFKGIFAFALTKERLGFAFKIADGSDEEWALVTASILEQIGYERRETVERLRSRIPAVILNDNGRQVGERRTVFVLKPGT, encoded by the coding sequence ATGATGAATGAACGACTGATAGAAGAAACGCGCAACGGCTGGCTGGAATGCGAGCATCGGGGCGCGATATGCGGCATGGACGAACATGGCCGCATCCGTTATGCTGTAGGGGACACGGCCCGGCCGATGTTTCTCCGTTCGGCAGCCAAGCCGCTGCAGGCGATTCCGGTCGTGCGAAGCGGAATGCTGGATCATTTCCAGCTTGAGGATCGGGACTTGGCGCTAATGACTGCCTCGCACCGGGGAGAAGCGGCCCATGTCGATACGTTGGAGCATGTGATGGAGCATTGCGAGCTTCGCGACGAGGAGCTGATCTGCAGTCCTTCTCTGCCGCTCCATGAGGAATCAAGAGAAGCGCTGCTTCGCCAGGGCGGAGACCGGCGGCGCATGTACCACAATTGCGCGGGCAAGCATTTCGGCGTGTTGGCCTGGAGCAAGATGGCCGGCATGGACATGGCATCGTATGCCGATCCCGCGCATCCGGCCCAGCGCCAGATGAGAGACATGATCAGCTACATGTCGGAAGTGCCGCAGGAGGCGATGATTCAAGGGACGGACGGATGCGGATTCCCGGTATACGGCATTCCGCTGACCGGTCTGGCGACCGCCTACCTTAAGCTGGCCTGTCCTGATCTGATCGGAGACGCGTCCACGAGGGAAGCCGCGGCGCGCGTTCGCCGCGCGATGCAGCGCTATCCGTTCCTGGTCGGGGGCACGGACCGGGTCGACTCGCTGCTGATGGAGGATGACAACATCATCGCCAAGGGCGGGTTCAAAGGGATCTTCGCCTTCGCGCTGACCAAGGAGCGGCTCGGCTTCGCCTTCAAGATAGCCGACGGATCAGATGAAGAGTGGGCGTTGGTGACTGCCTCCATTCTGGAGCAGATCGGGTACGAGCGCCGGGAGACGGTAGAGCGTCTTCGCAGCCGGATACCGGCGGTGATTCTCAATGACAACGGCCGGCAGGTCGGGGAACGACGGACCGTCTTCGTGCTGAAGCCGGGAACGTAA
- a CDS encoding copper homeostasis protein CutC — MERGRVMEMKQVLLEVIGTTREEVVTAARNGADRIELITAITEGGLTPSLGLVYEAVEAVDIPVNVMIRPHSRSFMYDADDMRTIVADVRLIRSTGANAIVFGALTPEGTIDKAALEQVLEAADGLPMTFHRAVDETRDIYEALDVLLGYPQITSVLTSGGQPSALQATDVIAEMVRRAEGSLLSILAGSGLTVESVGGFIQETGVRHVHFGSNVRQGTRSLSPIDPERLSGLAALLRTV; from the coding sequence ATGGAGAGAGGCAGGGTGATGGAGATGAAGCAAGTGCTGCTGGAAGTGATAGGGACGACACGGGAAGAGGTGGTGACAGCGGCCCGGAACGGGGCGGATCGAATCGAGCTGATTACCGCCATTACCGAAGGCGGGCTGACGCCGAGCCTCGGACTTGTGTATGAGGCGGTGGAGGCGGTGGACATTCCGGTCAACGTCATGATCCGGCCGCACAGCCGATCTTTTATGTATGATGCGGATGATATGCGAACGATTGTGGCCGATGTGCGGCTCATCCGTTCTACCGGAGCGAACGCGATCGTATTCGGCGCCTTGACGCCGGAAGGAACGATAGACAAGGCAGCTCTCGAGCAGGTGCTTGAGGCCGCCGACGGCCTGCCGATGACCTTCCATCGGGCCGTGGACGAGACGAGGGACATCTATGAAGCGCTCGATGTGCTGCTCGGGTATCCTCAGATTACGAGCGTACTGACCTCGGGAGGACAGCCGAGCGCCTTGCAGGCGACCGATGTAATCGCCGAGATGGTCCGGCGCGCGGAAGGCTCCTTGCTGTCGATTCTGGCCGGCAGCGGGCTTACGGTGGAGTCGGTCGGCGGATTCATTCAGGAGACGGGCGTCCGCCATGTCCATTTCGGATCGAACGTAAGGCAGGGAACGCGGTCACTGTCGCCGATCGATCCCGAGCGGTTGTCAGGTCTGGCCGCGCTGCTTCGCACAGTATAG
- a CDS encoding DUF1128 domain-containing protein translates to MITNEKTQQNVELMIEAIKGRLKMATAAAMQPSAFSVEQYDDIKDVYDIVMSKSSYSISEMEALVSELGRLRQG, encoded by the coding sequence ATGATTACCAATGAAAAAACGCAGCAGAACGTGGAATTGATGATTGAGGCGATCAAGGGGCGCCTGAAGATGGCGACGGCAGCCGCGATGCAGCCCTCCGCCTTCTCCGTGGAGCAATATGACGATATTAAGGATGTATACGACATCGTCATGAGCAAATCATCGTACAGCATTAGCGAAATGGAAGCGCTCGTCTCCGAGCTCGGCCGCCTGCGCCAGGGCTGA
- the yyaC gene encoding spore protease YyaC: protein MQLNLFPPLDPRSAERRQKMAGAQLSGFLQSVAASHPSEPVTFICIGTDRSTGDALGPLVGTRLRESGWTNVIGCLDEPCDSSNLEARLAGLPDNLLTIAIDACLGHPSTVGYYLVGNQPLLPAESVGMALPPVGRYSIAAVVNTIGPKPYWTLQTTSLRFVMKMAHEVADAIMQSFPGNRKE from the coding sequence ATGCAGCTCAATTTATTTCCGCCCCTGGATCCCCGGTCCGCGGAGAGGCGGCAGAAGATGGCGGGAGCGCAGCTGTCCGGTTTTTTGCAATCGGTGGCCGCGTCGCATCCGTCCGAGCCGGTCACGTTCATCTGTATCGGAACCGACCGTTCCACGGGGGACGCGCTTGGCCCGCTGGTGGGAACCAGGCTGCGTGAGAGCGGATGGACGAATGTGATCGGCTGCCTGGACGAGCCTTGCGATTCGTCCAATCTGGAGGCGAGGCTCGCCGGATTGCCGGATAATCTCCTCACCATTGCGATCGACGCCTGCCTTGGCCATCCTTCGACGGTAGGCTATTATCTGGTCGGCAATCAGCCGCTGCTTCCCGCGGAATCGGTTGGCATGGCGCTCCCTCCCGTAGGCCGTTACAGCATCGCCGCGGTCGTCAATACGATCGGGCCGAAGCCGTACTGGACCCTGCAGACAACTTCTCTCCGCTTCGTGATGAAGATGGCGCATGAAGTGGCGGATGCCATTATGCAATCTTTTCCAGGTAATCGTAAGGAATAA
- a CDS encoding alpha/beta fold hydrolase, translating to MPTIAVHPQFSIHMEEQGQGPAVVLLHGFCGSSRYWADLAPLLAGSCRVITPDLRGHGKSDAPVGPYTIEQMADDVLHLADTLGLDQFVLLGHSLGGYITLSFAQRHAHRLKGFGLIHSTGKPDTEEGKQKRLATVEALQRHGIVPVVDDLVPKLFAEDSGPGEAIDKAKEIGYSTPPQGAIGAVLAMRERPDRTAVLQATALPVLLVAGEKDRIVPPDNVFTAAGDHIERVTLEGVGHMGMMEAPEKLAAEIRSFAGKVYA from the coding sequence ATGCCAACGATCGCGGTTCATCCACAATTCAGCATACATATGGAGGAGCAAGGCCAGGGGCCGGCCGTCGTACTGCTGCACGGGTTCTGCGGCAGCTCGCGGTACTGGGCGGATCTGGCGCCGCTGCTGGCAGGAAGCTGCCGCGTCATTACGCCGGATCTGAGAGGCCATGGCAAATCGGATGCGCCTGTCGGTCCCTACACGATCGAACAGATGGCGGACGATGTGCTCCACTTGGCCGATACGCTCGGCCTGGACCAATTCGTGCTGCTGGGCCATTCGTTGGGAGGATATATTACGCTGTCATTCGCGCAGCGGCATGCGCACCGCTTGAAGGGATTCGGGCTGATCCACTCGACCGGGAAGCCGGACACGGAGGAGGGCAAGCAGAAGCGGCTTGCTACCGTAGAAGCGCTCCAGCGGCACGGCATCGTTCCGGTCGTGGACGATCTCGTGCCGAAGCTGTTCGCCGAGGATAGCGGCCCTGGGGAGGCTATCGACAAGGCGAAGGAGATTGGCTATTCTACGCCGCCTCAAGGGGCGATCGGCGCGGTGCTCGCGATGCGCGAACGGCCCGACCGCACGGCGGTCCTGCAGGCGACCGCGCTCCCGGTGCTGCTCGTGGCCGGGGAGAAAGATCGGATTGTCCCGCCGGACAATGTATTCACTGCGGCTGGAGACCATATCGAGCGCGTTACCCTCGAAGGGGTCGGACATATGGGCATGATGGAGGCGCCGGAGAAGCTGGCGGCCGAGATTCGTTCCTTCGCGGGCAAAGTATACGCATGA
- a CDS encoding DUF6483 family protein, with protein MYRKDYLLRLVQEMTDLIGKAMNLRQQKKRTELLFEWDELMRERFRINGDLADRLTGEDLIHLFRTNGRLHADELQAFAILLNERAKLDREKELAERHEMPVNDASRSGPDDVTFEDLYIRRSIKSLHLLLEAMLHGSDRRLLPVVETTDRLLRELKGYRMPDELLERLCGWLEREGRYAEAEDALFRWVRQAAGHPEEAERRKRQGERFYERLAECPDEALEQGGLPREELADGRADLEAIP; from the coding sequence ATGTATAGAAAGGATTATTTGCTGCGGCTGGTGCAGGAGATGACCGACCTGATCGGCAAAGCGATGAACCTGCGGCAGCAGAAAAAACGAACCGAGCTGCTGTTCGAATGGGACGAGCTAATGCGGGAACGGTTCCGCATCAATGGCGATCTGGCCGATCGGCTGACCGGAGAGGACTTGATTCACCTGTTCCGGACCAATGGGCGGCTGCATGCCGACGAGCTTCAGGCTTTCGCGATCCTGCTCAATGAGCGGGCGAAGCTTGATCGGGAGAAAGAGCTGGCCGAACGCCATGAGATGCCCGTCAATGACGCTTCCCGATCTGGACCGGATGATGTCACCTTCGAGGACCTGTATATCCGGCGTTCCATCAAAAGCTTGCATCTGCTGCTCGAGGCCATGCTGCATGGCAGCGACCGGCGGCTGCTTCCCGTCGTGGAGACGACGGATCGCCTGCTGCGGGAGCTGAAGGGCTACCGGATGCCGGACGAGCTGCTTGAGCGCCTGTGTGGTTGGCTCGAACGGGAAGGCCGCTACGCCGAGGCCGAGGATGCGCTGTTCCGCTGGGTGCGGCAGGCCGCCGGCCACCCGGAGGAAGCGGAGCGGCGCAAGCGCCAGGGCGAACGATTCTATGAACGCCTCGCGGAATGCCCGGATGAAGCGCTGGAGCAGGGCGGCCTGCCTCGCGAAGAGCTGGCCGACGGCCGCGCTGATCTGGAGGCGATTCCATGA
- a CDS encoding PilZ domain-containing protein, producing MGNQAYTMDSPGLLSGALLNCRTVIEGSGCVATGMLSYMEGDLIEVELPQFEHFELGEQVKVTIYSGMGIVNFFTKIIARNEGSLLLIHPPQQQQRFTDKRESPRVIIRKHGFIHSEAASQENRSAVQSGTPIHLVDISLTGVGFTMSEGEPLREGMRVEAELQLGFTLPCRLKIMHRSRHSEGMLYGASLEGLDEASIRSLRAFILREQITAYVDKKQNI from the coding sequence ATGGGGAATCAGGCATACACGATGGACAGCCCGGGTTTATTATCGGGAGCTTTGTTGAACTGCAGAACTGTGATCGAAGGCAGTGGCTGCGTGGCAACGGGTATGTTATCTTATATGGAAGGCGATTTGATCGAGGTTGAATTGCCTCAATTCGAACACTTCGAATTAGGGGAGCAAGTCAAAGTTACGATCTATTCCGGAATGGGCATCGTCAATTTTTTCACCAAAATCATCGCCCGGAACGAGGGCTCCCTGCTGCTCATCCATCCGCCTCAGCAGCAGCAGCGGTTTACGGATAAGCGCGAGTCCCCGCGGGTCATTATCCGCAAGCATGGCTTCATCCATTCCGAAGCCGCATCACAGGAGAACCGGAGCGCCGTTCAGAGCGGAACCCCGATACACCTGGTCGATATCAGCCTGACCGGCGTGGGCTTCACGATGAGCGAAGGAGAGCCGCTGCGCGAGGGCATGCGGGTCGAAGCGGAGCTTCAATTGGGCTTCACCTTGCCCTGCCGCCTCAAGATTATGCACCGCTCCCGCCATTCCGAAGGGATGCTGTACGGAGCCAGCCTGGAAGGCCTCGACGAAGCCTCCATCCGTTCCCTGCGCGCCTTCATCCTGCGCGAACAGATCACGGCTTATGTGGATAAGAAGCAGAATATATAG